From a region of the Streptacidiphilus albus JL83 genome:
- a CDS encoding universal stress protein, whose amino-acid sequence MYLVSRQLPDANATPGVVVGVDGSDGSLWALDRAVDEAAAHGLPVYVVASVNPAPSGYTPGMADLVQESIERLIGGMSEVVVRGVDAVLARHPDPPRLSLHIILGNPVEALLTASVRHHTLVLGARGNGGFARLLLGSVASTLTHHASCPVLIVPAPEYRDVGARSHS is encoded by the coding sequence ATGTACCTCGTCTCCCGCCAGCTCCCCGACGCCAATGCGACGCCCGGCGTGGTCGTCGGCGTGGACGGCTCGGACGGCTCGCTCTGGGCCCTGGACCGCGCCGTCGACGAGGCCGCCGCCCACGGCCTCCCGGTGTACGTCGTCGCCTCCGTCAACCCCGCCCCCAGCGGCTACACGCCGGGCATGGCCGACCTGGTCCAGGAGAGCATCGAACGGCTGATCGGCGGCATGTCGGAGGTCGTGGTGCGCGGGGTGGACGCCGTCCTCGCCCGCCACCCGGACCCGCCCCGGCTCTCGCTGCACATCATCCTGGGCAACCCGGTGGAGGCACTGCTCACCGCCTCCGTCCGGCACCACACCCTGGTCCTCGGGGCACGCGGCAACGGCGGCTTCGCCCGGCTGCTGCTGGGCTCGGTGGCGAGCACGCTGACCCACCACGCGAGCTGCCCGGTGCTGATCGTCCCGGCGCCGGAATACCGGGACGTCGGCGCCCGTTCTCATTCCTGA